CCGGCCATCGCGGCGGTCGGCGAGGTGGGTGACAGCCAGCGCGGCCTCGAGATCGCCGGCGAATACACCTCCGGAGGCGACAAGATGCACATGTGCTACGCCTTCGAGTTCCTGGCGCCCGATCCGCTGACGCCGGCCTTCGTCGCCGAGACGCAGCATGCGCTGGAAAAGGCGGCGCCCGAAGGCTGGGTCTGCTGGGCCTTCTCCAACCATGACGTCATGCGCCATGTCAGCCGCTGGGGCTTCGGCGTGACGGATCACGAGGCGCATGCCAGGCTGCTGGCGAGCCTCCTAATGTCGCTGCGCGGCTCCGTCTGCATCTATCAGGGCGAGGAACTGGCCTTGCCGGAGGCCGAGCTTGCCTACGAGGATCTGCAGGATCCCTACGGCATCCAGTTCTGGCCGGATTTCAAGGGCCGCGACGGCTGCCGCACGCCAATGGTCTGGAGTGCCGGCGAGCAGTCCGGCGGCTTCAGCGATGGCAGGCCCTGGCTGCCGGTCTCTGCCGCCCATCTGGAGCGTGCGGTCGACGTGCAGGAGGGCGACGAGGCGTCGGTCCTGTCGCACTACCGCCGCTTCCTCGCCTTCCGCAAGGAGCACGTGGCGCTGGTCAAGGGCGACATCGAATTCCTTTCGGCCGAAGGGGCGATCCTCTCCTTCGTGCGCAGCCACGGCAACGAGAAGGTCTTCTGCGCCTTCAACATGAGCCCGGTGCCGCGCCTTGCCGACCTGCCGTCCGGCACGCTGGAGGTGCTGGAAGGCCATGGCTTCGCTAGCCTGATGCATGAGGAAAATATAGAACTTCCGGCCTGGAGCGGGTTTTTCGCCCGCTTCGCGTGACCACTGCGCCAAAACGTAAAGGGGAGAGAGACATGACAGGGCTGGTGCTCAGGGATATTCGCAAGTCCTACGGCGCGGTGGATGTGATCCACGGCATCGATCTCGATATCAAGCAGGGCGAGTTCATCGTCTTCGTCGGCCCGTCCGGCTGTGGCAAGTCGACCCTCCTGCGCATGATCGCGGGCCTCGAAGAGATCACCGGCGGCGACATGACCATCGACGGCGAGCGAGTCAACGACGTGCCGCCCTCCAAGCGCGGCATCGCCATGGTCTTCCAGTCCTACGCGCTCTATCCGCACATGACCGTCTACGACAACATGGCCTTCGGCATGCGGATCGCCGGCGAGAGCAAGGAGGAGATCGACCGCCGCGTGCGCTCGGCCGCCGATATCCTCCAGCTCACCCAATATCTCGACCGCCTGCCCAAGGCGCTGTCGGGCGGCCAGCGCCAGCGCGTCGCCATCGGCCGCGCCATCTGCCGCGACCCCAAGGTCTTCCTCTTCGACGAGCCGCTGTCGAACCTCGATGCCGCCTTGCGTGTCGCCACCCGCATCGAGATCGCCAAGCTCAACGAGCAGATGGCCGACACGACGATGATCTACGTGACGCACGACCAGGTGGAGGCGATGACGCTCGCCGACCGCATCGTCGTGCTCTCGGCCGGCCATATCGAGCAGGTCGGCCCGCCGCTGGAGCTCTACGAGCGCCCGGCGAACCTCTTCGTCGCCCGCTTCATCGGTTCGCCCGCCATGAACATCATCCCGGCGAAGATCACCGCCGCCGGTGAGGCGACCGCGCTGGAACTGACCGGCGGGCGCACCTCCAGCGTCGATATCCCGACGGCGGCCTCCGAAGTCGGCAAGACGGCGAGCTTCGGCGTGCGGCCGGAAGACCTGCAGATCACCACCGGCGAGGACTTCCTCTTCGAGGGTACCGTCTCCATCGTCGAGGCACTCGGCGAGGTGACGCTGCTCTATATCGAGGGCCTCGTGCCGGGCGAGCCGATCATCGCGAAGATCCCCGGCATCCTTGCCGTCAGGCGCGGCGACAAGGTCCGCTTCACCGCAGATAAGGCGCGGCTGCATCTCTTCGACGCGGCCGGGAACAGCTACCGCGCCGCTTGAGCGTGGGCGCTGAGACAGGGACGGGCAGCAGGATTTCGCCTTGCCGCTCAACCCGTTATTAAGCCTTGCCGGGCTAGCTTTCCCGCAAATCGAAAGTGCCGGGGCAGCAGGCGGATGAGCATCTATGGGCAAGGGCAGCGGGGCAGCTACCTGAACAAGGAAGAGTCCTTCATGTACGATCGGGAAAAGTCCTTCCCGATGGAGGATACCTGCAACGAGGCCCGCATCGAGTTCACCGAGAGCGGCGGGCTCGTCAACCTCGTCTCCCGCCGCGGCATCATTACCAAGCTCTCACGCAGCGGCGCCGTCATCACCATGACGACCAAGTTCCAGCTGCCGCGCAATTTCTACCTCGACATCGTCAGCGCCCGCATCCCGATGATCGGATGCCTGACGCAGCGCATCTATACGAACGACGTGGTGGAGGCCCGCTTCCTGCGGCTCCTGTCCGACAAGGACCTGCAGCGCATCTTCGTCTACTCGACGCATCGGAACCATCAGGGCCGGACGCTGGATATCTATAGCTGAGGGCTTGGGAGGCGCTGCCCCTCATCCGGCCTGCCGGCCACCTTCTCCCCGCAAGCGGGGAGAAGGAAACCGTGGCGATGCTTTCCCATGAATTGAAGGAAACCCGCGCGGCAATGTCCCTTCTCCCCGCCTGCGGGGAGAAGGTGGCCGGCAGGCCGGATGAGGGGCCGCCCGCCTGACTACGCGAACAGCACGCTCGCCCCATGGTCCGCCGGCCCCGCGATTGCGCGGAAGGGCGCGAAGAGCTCGCGGCCCATGCCGAATTCGTTGCCGGAAAGATCGGCCGTCGCCTGCGGGCGGGCGTCGAATTCGGCGGGGTCCACCAGAACCTCGATGGTGCCGTGGGCGGCGTCCAGCCGGATCGTGTCGCCGCTGCGGATGCGGCCGATCGGGCCGTTGTCGACCGCTTCGGGCGTCACATGGATGGCGGCCGGGACCTTGCCGGAGGCGCCGGACATGCGGCCGTCGGTGAGCAGCGCCACGCGCTGGCCGCGGTCCTGCAGGATGCCGAGCACGGTGGTCAGCTTGTGCAGCTCCGGCATGCCATTGGCCTTCGGGCCCTGGAAGCGGACGACCGCGATGAAGTCGCCGGTCAGCTCGCCGTTCTTGAAGGCGGCATTGAGTTCCTGCTGGTCGTGGAAGACCTTGGCCGGCGCCTCGATGACATGGCGCTCCGGCTTGACGGCGGAGATCTTGATCACCGCCTTGCCGATATTGCCGGTCAGCATCTTCAGCCCGCCGGTCGGCTGGAAGGGCGCCTCGATGCTGGCGAGGATCTTCGGATCGTGGCTGACCTTCGGTGCCGGCTCGCGGCGCACGCTGCCGTTCTCGCCGAGCCTCGGATCGATCGTATAGGCCTGGAGGCCCTGGCCGTAGACCGTGCGCACGTCGTCATGCAGCATGCCGGTCTTCAGCAGTTCCTGGATGAGGAAGCCCATGCCGCCGGCGGCATGGAAATGGTTCACGTCGGCAAGGCCGTTCGGATAGACGCGGGCGAGCAGCGGCACGACGTCGGAAAGATCGGAAATGTCCTTCCAGGTCAGCACGATGCCGGCGGCGCGCGCCATGGCGAGAAGGTGCAGCGTGTGGTTGGTCGAGCCGCCGGTGGCGTGGAGGCCCACGACGCCGTTGACGATGGACCGCTCGTCGATCATCTCGCCGGCCGGGGTGAACTCGTTGCCCCCGGCGGTGATGGCGAGCGCGCGCTTGGCGGCTTCCTTGGTCAGCGCGTCGCGCAGCGGCGTGCCGGGATTGATGAAGGAGGCGCCGGGCATGTGGAAGCCCATGATCTCCATCAGCATCTGGTTGGAATTGGCGGTGCCGTAGAAGGTGCAGGTGCCGGGGCCGTGATAGGACTTGGATTCGGCCTCCAGCAGCTCGGCGCGGCCGGCCTTGCCTTCCGCATAGAGCTGGCGCACGCGGGCCTTCTCGTCGTTCGGCAGGCCGGATGTCATAGGGCCGGCGGGGATGAAGACGGCCGGCAGGTGGCCGAAGGTCAGCGCCGCGATGGTGAGGCCCGGCACGATCTTGTCGCAGACGCCGAGATAGACGACCGAATCGAACATGTTGTGCGACAGGCCGACGCCCGCCGCCATGGCGATCAGGTCGCGCGAGAAGAGCGACAGCTCCATGCCCGGCTGACCCTGGGTAACGCCGTCGCACATGGCCGGCACGCCGCCGGCGACCTGCGCCACGCCGCCCGCCTCCCGCGCGGCCTCGCGGATCAGCGCCGGATAGGTCTCGAAGGGCTGGTGGGCCGAGAGCATGTCATTATAGGCGGTAATGATGCCGAGGTTGGGGACGCGGTCGCCGGCGAGCGCGTCCTTCTCGGCGGGGGAACAGACCGCAAAGCCGTGCGCGAGGTTGCCGCAGGAGAGCACGGCGCGGTGCACGCCCTTGGAGGCGGCGGCCTGCACGCGCTCCAGATAGGGCAGGCGGTGCGGCTTGGAACGTTCGACGATGCGGGCGGTAATGGCTTCGATGCGTTTGTCGGCGGACATGGGATCTATCCTGACTTTCTCGATTGCATTCTTGCACGGCAAGGCGAGCGGGAAAGCTTCGCCATCCGCGGGGGCAACGGCGTCTCTCGACGCCGGTCATGTTCGGCTTCAGCCGGCCGGGTGCTCTAGGGCGCCCAGTAGATATCGAGCGGCGTCGCCGCGCGCCGGAGAATGGCGCGGATCGGCATGTCGGCCTCCGGTCCGTCCTCCTTAGCGGCGGAAAGAACGTCCATCTTGCCCTGACCCTCGATATGCAGCACCAGAAGGCGGGCATCCTGAAAGCTGGTGAAGGTGAAGGTGAGGCGGGTTTCGCCCGCGCCCTCCGCTTCCATGGTGATCACGCCGCGCGGCGTCTCGGATGCGATCGCCTCGGCAAGGTTGCTGCCGCCGGGGAAGAACGAGGCCGTATGGCCGTCCGTTCCCATGCCGAGAATGGCGACGTCGAAGGGATGGCCGAGGCTTGCGGCATCGGCCGAGGCGATCTTCGCCGCTTCCTCCGCGCTGCCGGCGTCCCGGTAGAGCGGCAGGAAGGCGGCTGCCCTCGCTTTGCCCTGCAGCAGGTTGTCGGCGACGAGCAGGTGGTTCGAGCGCGGATTGTCCGCCGGCACGAAGCGCTCGTCGACCAGCGTGACCGTCACCTTGCTCCAGTCGATGTCGCGGGTGGAAAGCGCCTTGAAGAAGGCCTTGGGCGTCGAGCCGCCCGATACCGCGATGGTCGCGCGGCCGCGCGCGGCGATGCCGTCCGCGAGCGCGGCGGAAACCCGGTCCGCCAGCCCCTCGGCCAATGCCGCGCCATCCTTGAATTCATGCAGTTGCGCGCTCATCGGGCTTCCTTACGTTTCGTGCCAGGTGCGGCCGTCGCGCTCGATGAGGGCGATGGCCTGGCTCGGGCCCCAGGTGCCGGCGGTGTAGCCCTGCGCCTGCTGGCCGGTCGCTTCCCATGCCTTCAGGATCGGGTCGACCCAGCGCCAGGCGGCTTCCACCTCGTCGCGGCGCATGAAGAGCGTCTGGTTGTTGCGGATGACGTCGAGCAGCAGGCGCTCGTAGGCGTCGGCATTGCGCGCGTCGAAGGCCTCGGCGAAGCTCATGTCGAGCGAGACATTGCGCAGGCGCATGCCGCCCGGGCCGGGGTCCTTGATCATCAGCGACTGCTTGACGCCCTCGTCCGGCTGCAGGCGGATGATGAGCTGGTTGGCCTCGATGCGGCCCGCCGAAGGATCGAAGATCGAATGCGGGATCGGCTTGAAGGTGATGACGATCTCCGACATGCGCGTGGCAAGCCGCTTGCCCGTGCGGATGTAGAAGGGCACGCCCGCCCAGCGCCAGTTGCCGATCTCGGCCTTGATGGCGACGAAGGTCTCCGTGTTGGAGACGCCGCCTTCCAGCTCTTCGAGATAGCCCTTGACCGGGCCGCCCGAGGAGGCGCCGGCGCGGTACTGGCCGCGCACCGTCAGGCGCTCGACATTGTACTGGTCGATCGGCTTCAGCGCGCGCAGTACCTTGAGCTTCTCGTCGCGCACGGCCTCGGCGTCCATGGACGAGGGCACTTCCATCGCCACGAGGCAGAGAAGCTGGAGGATGTGGTTCTGCACCATGTCGCGCAGCGCGCCGGCCTTGTCGTAGTAGCCCGCGCGGCTTTCGAGGCCGACCGATTCGGCGACCGTGATCTGCACATGGTCGATATGGGCGGAGTTCCACAGCGGCTCGTAGAGCGCGTTGGCAAAGCGCAGCGCCATCAGGTTCTGCACCGTCTCCTTGCCGAGATAATGGTCGATGCGGAAGATCTGCTCTTCATGGAAGACCTTGCCGATCGTGTTGTTCAGCTCGTTGGCGGAGGCAAGGTCGCGGCCGATCGGCTTTTCGACGACGATGCGCGTCTGCTTGGTGATCAGCTTGTGGTCGCGGATCTTTTCCGAGATATCACCGAAGATGGCGGGCGCGACGGCGAGGTAGAAGGCGCGCACGCGGTCCTTGCCCTCGTCCAGCAGGGCCTTCAGCTTGTCCCAGCCCTGGTCCGATTTGGCGTCGACCGCGACATAGAACAGCCGGTCGCAGAAGATCCTGACCTGCTCGTCGTCGAATTCGCCGGCCTTCAGGTGCTCCTTCAGCGCATCGACGGCGAACTTGCGGTATTCCGCATCCGTGAAGGCGGTGCGCGACGCGCCGATGATGCGCGTCGGGTCCGAAAGCTGGCCGGCGAGCTGCCGGTGGTAGAGGGCCGGAAGGAGCTTGCGTTCCGCAAGGTCGCCGGTTCCGCCGAAGACGACATAGTCGAAGGGTTCAACGGGAATGATCTGGCTGCTCATCGGATATCTCGATCTCGTTCTGTTGGCGGGTGTTATAATCTAATCGATTTAAAAACGCCAGCGTGCAACGCAACAAAATCGGTGTTTCCATTCGATCAGAGCCTGTCGCGCAGCGCGTACCACGTCATGGCGAGGAACAGAAGCGGCGAACGGAAGCGCTGACCGCCCGGAAAGGCCGGAATTTTCAGGGCCTTCATCAGGTCGAGATCGCTGCTGCCGCCGGTTACCTCGTCGGCATAGAGCTTGCCGCAATAGTTTGACAGCATGACGCCATGGCCGGAATAGCCGCCGATGGTGGTGATGCCGGGCATGACCTCGCGCACATAGGGCTTGCGCGGCATGGTGATGCCGACGGAGCCGCCCCAGGCATGGGTGAGCTCGATGCCCTTCAGTTCCGGATAGACCTCCTCGATCTGCCGGCGGATGGGCGGCGTCATGTCGTCGAGGTTTTCCGAATAGGCTTCGCGGCCGCCGAACAGCAGCCGGCCGTCACGGGTCTTGCGGAAATAGCGCACGACGAACCGCGTGTCGGCGATGGCCTCGCCGCCGGGAATGACCGAGGGGAACCTGTCGAGCGGCACCGTCGCGCCGATGAAGGAGCGGATCGGCATGACATGCGCCGCCGTCTTCGGCTCGAGGTCGCCGATATAGGCGTTGCAGGCGATCAGTGCCTTGTCGGCGCGGATCGTGCCCGTCGCGGTGGTGATCATCGCCTTGCCGCCGGCACGCTCGATCTTCAGGGCAGGGGTCTTTTCATGCAGGCTGGCGCCGGCGGCCTGCGCGGCGCGGGCGACGCCGACCAGCAGCTTCATCGGGTGGATGTGGCCGGTGCCGGTGTCGCGGATGCCGAAGAAGAAGCGTTTCGAGCCGACGCGCTCCTCCGTCTCCGCCCGGTCCATGTAGGTCATGTGCGGATAGTCGTAGCGCGTCGCGG
The Shinella zoogloeoides DNA segment above includes these coding regions:
- the edd gene encoding phosphogluconate dehydratase, encoding MSADKRIEAITARIVERSKPHRLPYLERVQAAASKGVHRAVLSCGNLAHGFAVCSPAEKDALAGDRVPNLGIITAYNDMLSAHQPFETYPALIREAAREAGGVAQVAGGVPAMCDGVTQGQPGMELSLFSRDLIAMAAGVGLSHNMFDSVVYLGVCDKIVPGLTIAALTFGHLPAVFIPAGPMTSGLPNDEKARVRQLYAEGKAGRAELLEAESKSYHGPGTCTFYGTANSNQMLMEIMGFHMPGASFINPGTPLRDALTKEAAKRALAITAGGNEFTPAGEMIDERSIVNGVVGLHATGGSTNHTLHLLAMARAAGIVLTWKDISDLSDVVPLLARVYPNGLADVNHFHAAGGMGFLIQELLKTGMLHDDVRTVYGQGLQAYTIDPRLGENGSVRREPAPKVSHDPKILASIEAPFQPTGGLKMLTGNIGKAVIKISAVKPERHVIEAPAKVFHDQQELNAAFKNGELTGDFIAVVRFQGPKANGMPELHKLTTVLGILQDRGQRVALLTDGRMSGASGKVPAAIHVTPEAVDNGPIGRIRSGDTIRLDAAHGTIEVLVDPAEFDARPQATADLSGNEFGMGRELFAPFRAIAGPADHGASVLFA
- a CDS encoding ABC transporter ATP-binding protein, with product MTGLVLRDIRKSYGAVDVIHGIDLDIKQGEFIVFVGPSGCGKSTLLRMIAGLEEITGGDMTIDGERVNDVPPSKRGIAMVFQSYALYPHMTVYDNMAFGMRIAGESKEEIDRRVRSAADILQLTQYLDRLPKALSGGQRQRVAIGRAICRDPKVFLFDEPLSNLDAALRVATRIEIAKLNEQMADTTMIYVTHDQVEAMTLADRIVVLSAGHIEQVGPPLELYERPANLFVARFIGSPAMNIIPAKITAAGEATALELTGGRTSSVDIPTAASEVGKTASFGVRPEDLQITTGEDFLFEGTVSIVEALGEVTLLYIEGLVPGEPIIAKIPGILAVRRGDKVRFTADKARLHLFDAAGNSYRAA
- the pgl gene encoding 6-phosphogluconolactonase; protein product: MSAQLHEFKDGAALAEGLADRVSAALADGIAARGRATIAVSGGSTPKAFFKALSTRDIDWSKVTVTLVDERFVPADNPRSNHLLVADNLLQGKARAAAFLPLYRDAGSAEEAAKIASADAASLGHPFDVAILGMGTDGHTASFFPGGSNLAEAIASETPRGVITMEAEGAGETRLTFTFTSFQDARLLVLHIEGQGKMDVLSAAKEDGPEADMPIRAILRRAATPLDIYWAP
- a CDS encoding alpha-glucosidase family protein translates to MTTSDSTLLTPDKDWWRGAVIYQIYPRSFQDTNGDGIGDLKGITERLAHVASLGVDAIWISPFFTSPMKDFGYDVSDYLDVDPIFGELADFDALIAEAHRLDIRVMIDLVLSHTSDKHPWFVESRSRRTNPKADWYVWADSKPDGTPPNNWLAIFGGSAWQWDATRLQYYMHNFLTSQPDLNLHNPEVQDALLSVARFWLERGVDGFRLDTINFYFHDKELRDNPSLPPERRNAQTAPAVNPYNYQEHLYDKNQPENLEFLKRFRALLEEFPAIAAVGEVGDSQRGLEIAGEYTSGGDKMHMCYAFEFLAPDPLTPAFVAETQHALEKAAPEGWVCWAFSNHDVMRHVSRWGFGVTDHEAHARLLASLLMSLRGSVCIYQGEELALPEAELAYEDLQDPYGIQFWPDFKGRDGCRTPMVWSAGEQSGGFSDGRPWLPVSAAHLERAVDVQEGDEASVLSHYRRFLAFRKEHVALVKGDIEFLSAEGAILSFVRSHGNEKVFCAFNMSPVPRLADLPSGTLEVLEGHGFASLMHEENIELPAWSGFFARFA
- a CDS encoding FAD-binding oxidoreductase, which encodes MPWQSPISPGVSWYEASVGERPEYAPLDGSVETDVAIVGGGFTGLQAAYNLARKGVRVTLIEAHRFGDGASGRNGGQLGTGQRAEAEELEAELGYERAKALFDMAEDAKRHIHDFTASQNLDIDYVPGQLNVSHKASFEKDFRDHVEIAATRYDYPHMTYMDRAETEERVGSKRFFFGIRDTGTGHIHPMKLLVGVARAAQAAGASLHEKTPALKIERAGGKAMITTATGTIRADKALIACNAYIGDLEPKTAAHVMPIRSFIGATVPLDRFPSVIPGGEAIADTRFVVRYFRKTRDGRLLFGGREAYSENLDDMTPPIRRQIEEVYPELKGIELTHAWGGSVGITMPRKPYVREVMPGITTIGGYSGHGVMLSNYCGKLYADEVTGGSSDLDLMKALKIPAFPGGQRFRSPLLFLAMTWYALRDRL
- the zwf gene encoding glucose-6-phosphate dehydrogenase, which gives rise to MSSQIIPVEPFDYVVFGGTGDLAERKLLPALYHRQLAGQLSDPTRIIGASRTAFTDAEYRKFAVDALKEHLKAGEFDDEQVRIFCDRLFYVAVDAKSDQGWDKLKALLDEGKDRVRAFYLAVAPAIFGDISEKIRDHKLITKQTRIVVEKPIGRDLASANELNNTIGKVFHEEQIFRIDHYLGKETVQNLMALRFANALYEPLWNSAHIDHVQITVAESVGLESRAGYYDKAGALRDMVQNHILQLLCLVAMEVPSSMDAEAVRDEKLKVLRALKPIDQYNVERLTVRGQYRAGASSGGPVKGYLEELEGGVSNTETFVAIKAEIGNWRWAGVPFYIRTGKRLATRMSEIVITFKPIPHSIFDPSAGRIEANQLIIRLQPDEGVKQSLMIKDPGPGGMRLRNVSLDMSFAEAFDARNADAYERLLLDVIRNNQTLFMRRDEVEAAWRWVDPILKAWEATGQQAQGYTAGTWGPSQAIALIERDGRTWHET